The genome window GATCGTAGCGTGACTCGTTGATCCACATGTCCAGGAGCTTTGTCGACCGGACGATGGGTTGTTGGTCCGCCCATCCGCTTGTTCCCGGGTTGCAACTCCCGGTATGCGGCTCATACGCGAACTGCGTTCCGGCGTCTGACCAAGATTCGAAGTGGAGGGAGGGCCAGTTGCAGTCTCCGCTGCTACCGACCCTAGCGATCTCTTGTCCTGCAGCGACCGTCTCACCTGCTTTGACCTTGACGCTTCCCCGTTTCAAGTGCCAGTACAAGGTGTAGTGTGTCCCCCCATGATGGAGGATCACGTAGTTCGCCGGCACGTCGTTCTGTTTGTAAGTCCGATCGAAGTATCCGTCGTCCGATTCGACCACGGTTCCCGGCAAAGGCGCGAAGACCGGCACCCCGCCTTCCATGTCAGCAAAGCTCCGGATGGCGAAATCGATCCCGCGATGTCCTTCGGCGGCCATCCGGGTGCAGTCCCAATCCTGGTTGAAGTCCTCAGACGGAGCTACGTCCACGTAGTCTGATACGAACTGGTCTTCACCGAGCACTCCGGCGGCGGGATAGACCAGATAGGGGGCGTTTTGTGCAGGCGGCACGTCGCCTAGCCGCTCTTGATAGGTTCGGACGACCGATTCGATCCTCGACCGTTCGAGTTCGGAAATGCACTTGGTCGCTGCGGGTTTCACGAAGAACACCGGGGTCGTGACCAATCCTTTGGAAAGGCCCAACGCGGTTAAGGCGGCAACGGCCGATAGCATACGTGGCAGTATAGATGAGGCTGTTGCGGTCAGCCCTTCGTCATCACGCTTTTATTTACCGGTTTACGTCTTTACTCTTGATCCAGATGGCACAAGACGTTCCCGTTTCATAGACCAGGAGACGAAGGCGGCTGACGTTCGGACGCGCCAACAAATCCTTGGCCACCGACTCGCCCAACCACGTCGCGATGTTCTCCGCCGTGGAATGGAACGGGACTTCAAGGATCTTCAACCCTTGTCCGCACAAGAACTCCCGCATCGCGGAGTCGGTCGGATCCAGCATGAAAGCATGGTCCATCCGGTCCACGATCGGTCTGACGCAGGCCGCGATGTCGCCGAAGTCGACGACCATGCCGCCTTCGTCAGGCTCGCCCGTCACCTCCACGACCATGCGGTAGGAGTGGCCATGGACGTTCCGGCACAACGGATGGTAAGGCAGGCGGTGCCCCATCTCCCACCGGAACTCCTTGGAAACGGTCACGGGCATCGCGACCATTCTAGCCGGTTACGGCTTCAACGACCGGAAGAAAGGCTCGTCGAACCGCGGGTCGAGTTTGGCGTAAAAGCTGACGACGACCTGTACTTTTGCCTTGAGCAGGGCGTGCTCGTCGACCAGGTTCCAGAAGCGGCGCTCGCCCGAAAAGAGCCCTTCGGCGAGCATGTTAAAGTCCTCCTCTTGACTGGCTGTCGAGTATTGGGTCAGGAAACCGCGCTTCGCGAGCGCCGGGTCTTCAGAGATCGAGGCCTTCCCTGCCCTCAGGGCTTCCGTGCCACCTGATCCGTACTGAAAGTCGTTGGGGACGGACGCTTTCCAGGACACCTGGTCGAGGAACGTCGGATGGTTCCGCAACAGGATGCTGCTGAACTCGTGGTGAAAACTGCCGCGCACGTAGGAATCGGTGTAGCCCAACTCCGGTCCCTGGTTCGTCAGGTAAACGGCGTCGCTCGAATTCGTGCCTCCGTAGTCCAAGCCGTAAAACTTGAGCGACTTGAGGACGTACACCTTGCGGACCTCACGACGAAGCAGACCGGTCGGATACGCGTCCATGGCCTGCCTCACAAGGGCGAGCGACCGCTCGGCTTCCTTGGCTTCCAGCGACTCGGCCTTTGCCGCGATCTCGTGGTTGGTCCACTCCCGAGGGAACATGCCCGCCTCGGTCGAGGTGAGGACGGGAACGGCCGGCGCAGGCGAAGGCGCCGCACCCCGGTCATGGACCTGGGGGGCGCCCAAAGCCGCGACGGCGAGG of Armatimonadota bacterium contains these proteins:
- a CDS encoding M23 family metallopeptidase, whose product is MLSAVAALTALGLSKGLVTTPVFFVKPAATKCISELERSRIESVVRTYQERLGDVPPAQNAPYLVYPAAGVLGEDQFVSDYVDVAPSEDFNQDWDCTRMAAEGHRGIDFAIRSFADMEGGVPVFAPLPGTVVESDDGYFDRTYKQNDVPANYVILHHGGTHYTLYWHLKRGSVKVKAGETVAAGQEIARVGSSGDCNWPSLHFESWSDAGTQFAYEPHTGSCNPGTSGWADQQPIVRSTKLLDMWINESRYDQTYPPFEAARRGTFVKAGLTVRVYATLLNITTSSKYRLRFLRPNGTVGFDSNLQSLGGSATFATVAHQQFVSLSSPGTWTVEYSVNGEILASSPLRVVNSFSTQLNRPPAGVQATILPMPSPEGPLCVRVAGQQIAADPDHDLIRYHYVWKQNGKVVRDTWSAARTDMIPVGSFRPNKDVSLSITPNDGLIEGPTTTIHSLLQGKAP
- a CDS encoding 6-pyruvoyl tetrahydropterin synthase family protein, translating into MPVTVSKEFRWEMGHRLPYHPLCRNVHGHSYRMVVEVTGEPDEGGMVVDFGDIAACVRPIVDRMDHAFMLDPTDSAMREFLCGQGLKILEVPFHSTAENIATWLGESVAKDLLARPNVSRLRLLVYETGTSCAIWIKSKDVNR